The genome window TAGAATAACCTCTGCTTTTTTTATTCTAAAAGCAATTAATCCAATTAATTCATAATCATTATCTCTGAAAAATTGCAGACGGTACAACTTTTCGTAATGATAAAAATTTACAAATCAGTTTTAAGGAATTTTTTTTGCGAGGCGTCTTATTTATTACTATAAGTAAGCATTTTAAAATAGAAATCATACAGGATGTTTTCATTGTTGAATGTGAGGCAGATAAATTATAATAAAAATAATTAGATAAACTGTTTGAACGAATTTTAATATATATTTTAATATAATAAAATTTAATTTAAAAAAGGTAATAATTACATGAAAGAACATCAGGTTTTGCTGGTAATTGATATGCAAAATGAAGGTTTGTTAAATAGGGATGTGTTTAATAAATATGAGCTAATAAATAATGTAAATAGTATAATAGATTTTTTTCACAAGAATAAAAAACCTGTATTTTTTATTCAACATTCCAATAAATCATTTTTAAAAGCAAACACTGATGGTTGGAAAATTTATGAAGCTTTGCATTTATCCAAGGAGGATAAAATTGTAAATAAGAGGAATATAAATGTTTTTCGAGAACAGCATTTTTTGTCTTTGCTTGAGGAATACAGGATAGAAGAGGCTATTATAACAGGATTAGTTTCTAATGGGTGTATTAATGCGGCCTGTCTTGGTGGGTTAGATATGGGAATTTCTGTAACATTAATTAGTGATGGGCATAGCACCTTTTGCAAGAATGCAGAAAAGGTTGTCTCAAAATATAATTTACAGCTGGAAAAGCAGGGAGTAAGGGTAATTCCTGCCCTAAAATGGTTAAGAATACAATTATAGATTCCAGGGTTTAATTTTTTAATATAGTTTGATAAAATAACTTTATTAAAGTAGCAGTAAGTAATACTGTCAGGGAGTTTTTATGTTTAATAGAAGTTATAATAGGATTAACTTTAAGTTAAAGACAATTCTTTATATGTTGTTTTTACCAGCAGTATTTTTAGTATTAACCTCCTGCAGCATAATTCCCGGGATAGGACAGTTTAATCCAGAAGGTAACTGGGAATTAGAGAAAACTGAACATTTTGATATTTATTATCGGGCTGATTCTTATGCTGAGGAAAATTTAGACGATATTGTCCGGGTTCAGGAGGAAACCTATCAATATATCCTGGAACAGCTGAATGTCCAGTTTGATGAAACAATTTCCATTTATATCTATCCAACACCGGAAGACGCAGGATGGGATCATGTGCAGGGTTTAGCCTATAACCGACAAAAAGTCGTATTAGGGGTATATAGTGAAAAAGGCAAATCAATAGGAGTTGAAGGAGCTTCTGCTCATGAAATAACACATGTCATTACCTGGAATGCAATAGGCAAACCCGGAACCACATTTCTAAATGAAGGCTTAGCAGTTACAATGGATGGAGTGTGGCATGCTGTATCTGATCCTA of Atribacterota bacterium contains these proteins:
- a CDS encoding peptidase MA family metallohydrolase translates to MFNRSYNRINFKLKTILYMLFLPAVFLVLTSCSIIPGIGQFNPEGNWELEKTEHFDIYYRADSYAEENLDDIVRVQEETYQYILEQLNVQFDETISIYIYPTPEDAGWDHVQGLAYNRQKVVLGVYSEKGKSIGVEGASAHEITHVITWNAIGKPGTTFLNEGLAVTMDGVWHAVSDPITDLHQWTKKFMDEDKLPAISEMVSSWNSLDTLITYPVSGSFVSYLVDKYGMEKFKKMLVEANRLNFNSKCQEIYNKELSTLELEWKVYVMEITA
- a CDS encoding cysteine hydrolase, with translation MKEHQVLLVIDMQNEGLLNRDVFNKYELINNVNSIIDFFHKNKKPVFFIQHSNKSFLKANTDGWKIYEALHLSKEDKIVNKRNINVFREQHFLSLLEEYRIEEAIITGLVSNGCINAACLGGLDMGISVTLISDGHSTFCKNAEKVVSKYNLQLEKQGVRVIPALKWLRIQL